One genomic region from Bombus pascuorum unplaced genomic scaffold, iyBomPasc1.1, whole genome shotgun sequence encodes:
- the LOC132915682 gene encoding uncharacterized protein LOC132915682, which produces MELAIDRGDTNSPRRGTNHPGPTPPRWRLKERNKQMLQAAAIVSAWSWDAQCTSATSSIDEEAKDLRKYMNAACNASMPRSNPSSGHLNKGVYWWTPEIAELRESCNRARRRFAQAQRRRQTRDEEEISHTYEKYREARRTLQREIKMAKARSWTELVDAVESDPWGRPYKVVTHKLRTSAPPITTNMDPMLLDKVVGTLFPRQDDSAGQPETSLPSTTPNDNDEVATTTTEWSEELHVTEEELLEATKRTAARDVAPGPDGIPGRVWAETINIMAPRLRHYLIDA; this is translated from the coding sequence ATGGAACTGGCCATCGACAGGGGGGACACCAACAGCCCTCGAAGAGGAACGAACCACCCCGGCCCAACGCCACCCAGATGGCGCCTGAAGGAGAGGAACAAACAGATGCTACAGGCGGCAGCCATCGTCTCGGCCTGGAGCTGGGACGCCCAATGCACGAGCGCAACCAGTAGTATCGACGAGGAAGCGAAAGACCTCCGTAAATACATGAACGCGGCGTGCAATGCCTCGATGCCGCGCTCCAACCCGAGCAGTGGACATTTGAACAAAGGAGTCTACTGGTGGACACCAGAGATCGCGGAGTTGCGAGAGAGCTGCAACAGAGCCCGCAGAAGATTCGCACAGGCACAGCGTCGCAGACAAACTCGCGACGAGGAAGAGATCTCCCACACATACGAGAAATACAGGGAGGCAAGACGTACCCTCCAACGGGAGATTAAGATGGCCAAAGCGCGGTCCTGGACGGAACTCGTGGACGCGGTCGAGTCTGACCCATGGGGGCGGCCGTATAAAGTAGTGACGCACAAACTGCGTACCTCGGCTCCCCCGATAACAACAAACATGGATCCGATGCTACTGGACAAGGTCGTTGGGACCTTGTTCCCCAGACAGGACGACAGTGCAGGGCAGCCAGAAACGTCCCTCCCCTCCACCACACCCAACGATAACGACGAAGTGGCAACGACGACAACGGAGTGGAGTGAGGAGCTGCATGTCACCGAGGAAGAGCTATTAGAAGCGACGAAGAGGACAGCAGCCCGCGACGTGGCACCAGGCCCGGACGGAATCCCAGGCCGAGTATGGGCAGAGACGATAAATATAATGGCTCCCCGCCTGCGACACTATTTGATAGATGCCTGA
- the LOC132915683 gene encoding uncharacterized protein LOC132915683 — protein MELAIDRGDTNSPRRGTNHPGPTPPRWRLKERNKQMLQAAAIVSAWSWDAQCTSATSSIDEEAKDLRKYMNAACNASMPRSNPSSGHLNKGVYWWTPEIAELRESCNRARRRFAQAQRRRQTRDEEEISHTYEKYREARRTFQREIKMAKARSWTELVDAVESDPWGRPYKVVTHKLRTSAPPITTNMDPMLLDKVVGTLFPRQDDSAGQPETSHPSTTPNDNDEVATTTTEWSEELHVTEEELLEATKRTAARDVAPGPDGIPGRVWAETINIMAPRLRHYLIDA, from the coding sequence ATGGAACTGGCCATCGACAGGGGGGACACCAACAGCCCTCGAAGAGGAACGAACCACCCCGGCCCAACGCCACCCAGATGGCGCCTGAAGGAGAGGAACAAACAGATGCTACAGGCGGCAGCCATCGTCTCGGCCTGGAGCTGGGACGCCCAATGCACGAGCGCAACCAGTAGTATCGACGAGGAAGCGAAAGACCTCCGTAAATACATGAACGCGGCGTGCAATGCCTCGATGCCGCGCTCCAACCCGAGCAGTGGACATTTGAACAAAGGAGTCTACTGGTGGACACCAGAGATCGCGGAGTTGCGAGAGAGCTGCAACAGAGCCCGCAGAAGATTCGCACAGGCACAGCGTCGCAGACAAACTCGCGACGAGGAAGAGATCTCCCACACATACGAGAAATACAGGGAGGCAAGACGTACCTTCCAACGGGAGATTAAGATGGCCAAAGCGCGGTCCTGGACGGAACTCGTGGACGCGGTCGAGTCTGACCCATGGGGGCGGCCGTATAAAGTAGTGACGCACAAACTGCGTACCTCGGCTCCCCCGATAACAACAAACATGGATCCGATGCTACTGGACAAGGTCGTTGGGACCTTGTTCCCCAGACAGGACGACAGTGCAGGGCAGCCAGAAACGTCCCACCCCTCCACCACACCCAACGATAACGACGAAGTGGCAACGACGACAACGGAGTGGAGTGAGGAGCTGCATGTCACCGAGGAAGAGCTATTAGAAGCGACGAAGAGGACAGCAGCCCGCGACGTGGCACCAGGCCCGGACGGAATCCCAGGCCGAGTATGGGCAGAGACGATAAATATAATGGCTCCCCGCCTGCGACACTATTTGATAGATGCCTGA